From the genome of Metarhizium brunneum chromosome 4, complete sequence, one region includes:
- the Arp1_6 gene encoding Scytalone dehydratase-like protein Arp1, translating to MTHPAMWALSRGSYYVHPQEVGRLVETATGDELWTPAVLLSVHAGFGPQDAEKAINDFRQRDDVFSDDFISTLVLQPKKNEDVSDVAAQLAQSSFTTYTNDPTHTLGLLPPGPYFIRGNSIHQAWKLYNDHLDAFVIPTIPDDVINPTSFSVLQAVSQQGSFRSVAVPSRLYSSPSKEKPLAGARISIKDNYDLSGIRTTMMNRAYNELYPARTSSADYVKKLIGLGAVIVGKTKMSAFASAEEPTDQWIDYHCPFNPRGDQYQTPSCSSTGAGASLAGYSWLDHSIGTDTSGSIRLPAAFNGLFGLRTSYGVTSRQGIVPSCNEFDTVGTLHRSLKDAKHLTAATLDVPDSSQFPKRLLYPLDFFPQADADQQAMTESFITIVESFLGIERTPISITDTWASNPPEEAQGKSLQQFLEMSAVWPMYYDTYHTFDAFRADYLAKFGKEAFVGPYMRKRWSIAVPFTKEERAQGVAEMKTFRTWFETNIMGQHSDTVTDAVMVMPFGSASPKYRDDSNKYVLDPHPCLWNMFFLTNKRLPSIVGSFSVFYLPAVLQLPTLIIPIGQKPYNSRISGLEEHLPIVSSFMGAKGSDLMLINLAEAALNSAKWPTEVQTGRETFATGDDGKTSHSTTE from the exons ATGACCCATCCGGCGATGTGGGCTCTCAGTAGAGGCTCGTACTATGTTCATCCCCAAGAAGTG GGTCGCCTCGTTGAGACTGCTACAGGCGATGAGCTCTGGACGCCCGCCGTTTTGCTGTCTGTCCATGCTGGATTCGGTCCACAAGATGCCGAAAAGGCGATAAACGACTTTCGCCAACGGGACGATGTTTTCTCTGACGATTTCATCTCAACACTCGTGCTGCAGCCCAAGAAGAACGAGGATGTGAGTGATGTTGCTGCCCAACTTGCCCAAAGCAGCTTCACCACCTACACCAACGACCCGACTCATACTCTTGGGCTCCTCCCCCCGGGACCCTACTTTATCCGCGGCAACTCAATCCATCAGGCCTGGAAGCTCTATAATGACCACCTGGATGCCTTTGTCATCCCTACCATTCCAGACGATGTTATCAATCCGACCAG TTTCTCCGTGCTGCAAGCGGTGTCGCAGCAAGGTTCCTTTCGAAGCGTCGCCGTACCAAGTCGACTTTACTCAAGCCCGAGCAAAGAGAAGCCACTCGCTGGTGCCCGTATCAGCATCAAAGACAACTACGACTTGAGCGGAATCCGAACCACCATGATGAATCGAGCCTACAACGAGCTATACCCAGCGCGTACGTCCAGTGCAGACTATGTCAAGAAGCTGATTGGACTGGGTGCTGTCATCGTAGGCAAGACCAAGATGTCTGCCTTTGCATCCGCAGAGGAGCCAACTGATCAGTGGATCGACTACCACTGCCCATTCAACCCCAGGGGTGACCAGTATCAGACTCCCTCGTGCAGTTCTACTGGCGCCGGTGCATCTCTTGCAGGCTACTCTTGGCTCGACCATTCGATTGGAACGGACA CCTCAGGTAGTATACGCCTTCCTGCGGCTTTCAATGGCCTTTTCGGCCTCAGGACTTCCTATGGTGTCACCTCACGCCAGGGCATTGTCCCGAGCTGCAA TGAATTCGATACAGTAGGGACGCTCCACAGAAGCCTGAAGGATGCCAAGCATCTGACCGCAGCAACTTTGGATGTTCCCGACTCGTCTCAG TTTCCGAAACGGTTGCTTTATCCTCTGGACTTTTTTCCGCAGGCAGATGCCGATCAACAAGCCATGACCGAGTCCTTCATTACGATCGTGGAGAGTTTTCTTGGTATCGAGCGCACTCCCATCAGTATCACGGATACATGGGCATCAAATCCTCCCGAGGAAGCCCAGGGGAAGTCGCTGCAACAGTTTCTAGAGATG AGCGCAGTTTGGCCCATGTATTATGATACATACCACACCTTCGACGCATTCCGTGCCGACTACCTTGCGAAATTCGGAAAGGAGGCATTTGTGGGACCTTACATGCGCAAACGATG GAGCATTGCTGTTCCATTTACGAAGGAAGAGCGCGCCCAGGGCGTAGCCGAAATGAAGACTTTCAGGACTTGGTTTGAAACTAACATCATGGGGCAGCATAGCGACACTGTTACCGATGCTGTGATGGTCATGCCCTTTGGCTCTGCGAGTCCAAAGTACCGCGACGACTCAAATAAGTACGTCCTCGACCCTCACCCTTGCCTCTGGAACATGTTCTTCCTAACCAATAAAAGGCTTCCTAGTATCGTCGGGTCGTTCTCGGTCTTCTATCTGCCAGCAGTACTTCAGCTGCCAACGCTCATAATCCCCA TCGGACAGAAGCCGTACAACTCGCGCATCAGTGGATTGGAAGAGCATCTTCCAATTGTTAGCAGCTTCATGGGGGCCAAGGGCAGTGATCTGATGCTCATCAATttggccgaggcggcgttAAACAGTGCCAAGTGGCCGACCGAAGTCCAGACAGGTCGCGAGACTTTTGCAACTGGCGATGATGGTAAGACATCGCATAGTACAACCGAGTAG